In a single window of the Penaeus monodon isolate SGIC_2016 chromosome 3, NSTDA_Pmon_1, whole genome shotgun sequence genome:
- the LOC119593375 gene encoding uncharacterized protein LOC119593375 → MLEQQIETIVTSLCASQKLERDRAVVELNNKIKTLSTEVIHSLQRALINKSLDSSSPWETVHGSLLGLRVVVMNTEVEPEGQFHCEVRAASLRLLTHQEVRVRQAAGEVLGALCQQDGGVTYASCRSQVLELVRSNLERQMTDDDASRSEHESTRQLMEKLTAGTRERRNSGDAAQIFHDTAGWRNLETNMKCLEHMINGCAPKFLPYIDQDLLDLIFTALTHTNRFVRETGFNVCAALVSCGGGEAAEFLETNPMFTFGDQLSRHLGQGLADNWSQVRLASSVATRKFLMSLPAAARERFFPVLLPRLCLNRYYVAEGVRLHSQETWRQVAGSEGKALVEKYIDPVVVYYIEATEADNHAVREAACACIAELALKIARSAVRAHVPDLLHALTVCFSDDSWPVRDAACVACGNFILCFPDESQGTLEVLYPLFFTNLQDNIPSVRQGAAAALSNVVRAYGKTVLPHIMEKLKEGLKGVEGQPSESERYGDLESGPATYGVVKRKRDNDMDLHSNKQMYSCGSLAPKMGRGGGGCSDCRFRRPPQLWEKADGCLYLASELAGIPEAAPSILECLPLMSEAVRHKHYTSHVTLLETLCKTLPHMAKGLSKRVFKSHLHLFLDAIFYALECENALTSSAASQCLTQLSQFLGPNILRGRVEEYNPSYLRALDANNFIAPL, encoded by the exons ATGTTAGAACAGCAGATAGAGACCATTGTTACCAGTCTCTGCGCCAGCCAGAAACTGGAGCGAGATCGGGCTGTTGTCGAGCTTAATAACAAGATAAAGACCCTGTCCACTGAAGTTATTCATAGCCTCCAGAGGGCCTTGATCAATAAGTCACTTGACTCCAGCAG TCCATGGGAAACAGTACATGGATCTCTTTTGGGCCTGCGAGTGGTGGTGATGAACACAGAGGTTGAACCGGAAGGCCAATTCCACTGTGAAGTAAGGGCTGCTTCTCTCAGGCTCCTCACTCATCAGGAAGTTCGTGTGAGACAAGCAGCTG GTGAGGTGCTAGGTGCTCTGTGCCAACAAGATGGAGGGGTTACGTACGCTTCATGCCGGTCACAGGTTTTAGAGCTAGTGCGCAGTAATTTAGAACGGcaaatgactgatgatgatgccTCAAGGAGTGAACACGAAAGCACAAGGCAGCTGATGGAGAAACTAACAgcaggaacgagagagagg AGAAATAGTGGTGATGCAGCTCAGATCTTCCATGACACGGCCGGGTGGCGTAACTTGGAGACTAACATGAAATGCCTCGAACATATGATCAATGGCTGTGCTCCAAAGTTCCTTCCTTATATTGATCag GATTTGCTGGACTTGATATTCACGGCCCTGACACACACTAATCGTTTTGTGAGGGAGACGGGATTTAATGTGTGTGCTGCATTGGTGTCatgcggaggaggag AGGCAGCAGAGTTCCTGGAGACCAATCCAATGTTCACCTTTGGAGATCAGCTGTCTCGTCACCTGGGACAGGGATTGGCTGATAACTGGAGCCAG GTACGCTTAGCATCATCTGTTGCAACACGGAAGTTCCTGATGTCACTCCCAGCAGCTGCCAGAGAGAGGTTCTTCCCTGTCCTGCTTCCCAGACTGTGCCTTAATAG GTATTATGTCGCTGAAGGAGTGAGGCTCCATTCACAGGAAACTTGGCGTCAGGTGGCTGGGTCAGAGGGTAAAGCCTTGGTGGAAAAATACATTGATCCTGTG GTTGTCTACTATATTGAAGCAACAGAAGCGGACAATCATGCAGTACGCGAGGCAGCTTGTGCATGCATCGCAGAATTGGCCCTGAAGATAGCTCGAAGTGCTGTGCGAGCCCATGTGCCTGACTTGCTCCATGCTCTCACTGTGTGCTTCAGTGATGATTCGTGGCCTGTCAGAGATG CGGCATGTGTAGCTTGTGGAAACTTTATCCTGTGCTTCCCTGATGAGTCTCAGGGCACTTTAGAAGTGCTCTACCCTCTCTTCTTCACCAATCTCCAG GATAACATCCCCTCTGTTCGCCAAGGAGCAGCCGCCGCACTCTCCAATGTTGTCAGAGCTTATGGAAAGACTGTCCTTCCACACATCATGGAAAAACTAAAGGAGGGATTAAAag GTGTTGAGGGACAGCCCTCGGAGAGTGAGCGCTACGGTGACCTAGAAAGTGGACCGGCCACTTACGGAGTCGTGAAACGCAAGAGAGACAATGACATGGACCTCCATTCTAATAAGCAG ATGTACTCTTGTGGTTCCTTGGCTCCTAAGATGGGGCGTGGTGGAGGTGGATGCTCTGACTGCAGGTTCCGGCGTCCTCCACAGCTTTGGGAGAAAGCTGATGG GTGCCTCTACCTGGCCAGTGAGTTGGCAGGAATCCCTGAGGCTGCTCCCAGTATCTTAGAGTGCTTGCCCCTAATGTCCGAGGCTGTCCGCCACAAGCACTACACATCCCATGTTACCCTGCTGGAGACGCTTTGCAAGACCTTACCCCACATGGCCAAGGGTCTTAGCAAGAGGGTGTTCAAGAGCCACCTGCATCTCTTCCTGGATGCTATCTTCTATGCATTG GAGTGTGAAAATGCCCTGACATCATCAGCCGCAAGCCAGTGTCTGACGCAGCTCTCGCAGTTTCTTGGTCCAAACATCCTCCGTGGGCGAGTGGAAGAGTACAATCCGAG